In Oscillatoria sp. FACHB-1406, one DNA window encodes the following:
- a CDS encoding pyridoxal phosphate-dependent aminotransferase, whose protein sequence is MQLAARANQLSPSVTLAISTKAKAMKAEGIDVCDFSAGEPDFDTPAHIREAAKDALDRGKTRYGPAAGEPKLRQAIAAKLQKDNALSYQPENIIVTNGGKQSLFNLILALIESDDEVIIPAPYWLSYPEMVKLAGGNPIIISTEASNGYKLTAEQLRQSITPKTKLLILNTPSNPTGAVYSPDEIRAIAEVIVERDILVVSDEIYEKILYDGAEHLSIGAVSPEAFARTFISNGFAKSYAMTGWRVGYLAGAVEAIQAATRLQGHSTSNVCTFAQYGAIAALEGSQEPVQTMLAAFTERRSVLLEGARAISGLSCSVPDGAFYLFIDVSKTGLGSLDFCKSLLDAESVAAVPGVAFGDDRCIRLSYATDMTSIQKGIERLERFVASC, encoded by the coding sequence ATGCAATTGGCAGCACGAGCAAACCAACTTTCCCCTTCCGTTACCTTAGCGATCTCGACGAAAGCCAAAGCGATGAAAGCAGAAGGCATTGATGTCTGCGATTTCAGCGCGGGGGAACCGGATTTCGACACGCCCGCCCACATTCGCGAAGCCGCCAAAGATGCCCTCGATCGCGGTAAAACTCGTTACGGTCCGGCTGCGGGCGAACCCAAACTGCGCCAAGCGATTGCCGCCAAGCTCCAGAAAGACAACGCCCTCAGCTACCAACCCGAAAATATCATCGTCACCAACGGCGGCAAACAATCGCTCTTCAATCTAATACTCGCCCTCATCGAATCGGACGATGAAGTTATCATTCCCGCGCCTTATTGGTTGAGCTACCCAGAAATGGTCAAACTCGCAGGCGGCAACCCCATCATTATCTCGACGGAAGCCAGCAACGGCTACAAACTCACTGCCGAACAACTGCGCCAAAGCATTACCCCCAAAACCAAATTATTAATTCTCAATACTCCTTCCAACCCTACGGGGGCCGTCTACAGTCCGGATGAAATCCGCGCCATCGCTGAAGTGATTGTCGAGCGAGATATCTTGGTTGTTTCCGACGAAATCTACGAAAAAATTCTCTACGATGGAGCCGAACACCTTAGCATTGGAGCCGTCAGCCCCGAAGCCTTCGCCCGCACCTTCATCAGTAACGGTTTTGCCAAAAGCTATGCCATGACGGGCTGGCGCGTCGGCTACCTCGCCGGAGCGGTGGAAGCGATTCAAGCCGCGACGCGCCTTCAGGGCCACAGTACCTCGAATGTTTGTACTTTTGCTCAGTACGGCGCGATCGCAGCCCTCGAAGGCTCCCAAGAACCCGTCCAAACCATGCTTGCCGCCTTCACCGAGCGCCGTTCCGTCCTCTTAGAAGGCGCGCGCGCTATCTCGGGGTTGAGTTGTAGCGTTCCCGACGGTGCATTTTATCTCTTCATCGATGTGAGCAAAACGGGTTTAGGCTCCCTCGACTTTTGCAAATCCCTGCTCGATGCCGAAAGCGTTGCCGCCGTTCCAGGCGTTGCCTTTGGCGACGATCGCTGCATTCGCCTTTCTTATGCGACCGATATGACCTCCATTCAAAAAGGAATCGAACGGCTCGAACGATTTGTTGCTTCTTGTTAA
- a CDS encoding universal stress protein → MTKSKILNMGYAKILVALDESVQSEIVFKKALELAKSNGARLMLFRSLTFEHPNAVYTDLYGQNLESFSVIMQEQLEKNTQKTKERMEHYSMLADREGVETEWDWKLGEAGLWICKLAETWGADLIVLGRRGRQGLAEMLLGSVSNYVLHRAPCSVLVVQGVGVAESEVPSEE, encoded by the coding sequence TTGACAAAATCTAAAATTTTGAATATGGGATATGCAAAAATTCTTGTCGCGCTCGACGAATCCGTGCAATCAGAAATTGTTTTTAAAAAAGCGTTGGAACTGGCGAAAAGCAATGGAGCGCGTTTAATGCTTTTTCGCTCCCTGACCTTCGAGCATCCGAATGCCGTTTATACCGATCTTTACGGTCAGAACCTCGAGAGTTTTTCGGTCATTATGCAAGAACAACTCGAAAAAAACACCCAAAAGACCAAGGAACGAATGGAGCATTACAGTATGCTCGCCGACCGAGAAGGAGTTGAGACTGAATGGGATTGGAAACTGGGCGAAGCGGGGCTGTGGATTTGCAAGCTCGCTGAAACTTGGGGGGCGGATTTAATCGTTCTCGGTCGTCGCGGTCGTCAGGGGCTAGCGGAAATGCTGTTGGGGAGCGTGAGTAATTACGTGCTTCACCGCGCGCCCTGTTCGGTTTTAGTGGTTCAGGGCGTTGGGGTTGCTGAAAGCGAAGTACCGAGCGAGGAGTGA
- a CDS encoding GNAT family N-acetyltransferase — protein sequence MATIRDAAEADLPEIVKIYNASIPDRKATADTEPVSVESRCDWFAAHSPTHYPLLVVELKGEVIAWLSFRPFYGRPAYRSTAEVSIYVDPCYHRHGIGKFLLQQAIDRARDVGFSTLVAFIFAHNTASLSLFEQFNFQEWGYLPRIAELDGVERDLIVLGLRLKF from the coding sequence ATGGCGACGATTCGCGACGCGGCCGAAGCAGATTTACCCGAAATTGTCAAGATATATAATGCCTCAATTCCCGATCGTAAAGCCACCGCAGATACCGAGCCGGTTTCGGTGGAAAGTCGGTGCGATTGGTTCGCCGCTCACTCCCCCACCCATTACCCACTCTTAGTGGTGGAACTGAAAGGAGAAGTCATCGCATGGCTGAGCTTTCGTCCTTTTTACGGGCGACCCGCCTATCGTTCGACGGCGGAAGTTAGCATCTATGTCGATCCCTGCTACCACCGCCACGGAATAGGCAAATTTCTTTTACAACAAGCGATCGATCGCGCTCGAGACGTAGGATTCAGTACGTTAGTTGCTTTCATTTTCGCTCACAATACCGCCAGCCTCAGTCTCTTTGAACAGTTTAATTTCCAGGAATGGGGCTATCTGCCGAGAATTGCCGAACTCGATGGAGTCGAGCGAGACTTAATCGTTCTTGGATTGCGGCTCAAATTTTAA
- a CDS encoding DUF1499 domain-containing protein, translating into MSALETPSLFKLTLPRIVLFGFVAIAIAWIVFRLAFPNSPTFFAGVQPHNLGARAGQLAPCPNTPNCVNSQSPNLENAIAPLTYDGSAAEAMDRLQALVRSTPRTQILAQTEDYLYAEFSSRWLGFVDDVEFLLDEPSQKINVRSASRLGESDLGANRQRIEALRAEF; encoded by the coding sequence ATGTCTGCCCTAGAAACGCCGTCCCTCTTTAAGCTGACTTTACCGCGTATCGTGCTGTTTGGGTTCGTTGCGATCGCGATCGCCTGGATTGTTTTCCGCCTTGCCTTCCCAAATAGTCCCACTTTCTTCGCTGGAGTGCAGCCCCACAACCTCGGCGCGCGCGCCGGACAACTCGCCCCTTGCCCGAATACGCCCAATTGCGTTAACTCCCAAAGTCCAAATCTCGAAAATGCGATCGCGCCCCTAACTTACGACGGTTCTGCTGCTGAGGCGATGGATCGTCTCCAAGCTTTAGTCCGCAGCACCCCGCGAACCCAAATTCTCGCCCAAACTGAGGATTACCTCTACGCTGAATTCAGCAGTCGTTGGTTGGGATTTGTCGATGATGTGGAATTTTTACTCGATGAACCCTCGCAAAAAATTAATGTGCGTTCTGCCTCTCGTTTGGGAGAGTCGGACTTGGGCGCGAACCGCCAGCGAATTGAGGCGCTTCGAGCCGAGTTTTAA
- a CDS encoding Gfo/Idh/MocA family oxidoreductase gives MESTIGIAVLGTGFGQKIHIPGFQYHHRTEVKAVYHRDLDKANAIATSHNIPYASDNLETLLARPEIDAVSIATPPFLHYEMAKTALNAKKHLLLEKPMAMSARETEELYHLAQQQGVTAIADFEFRFVPAWQCFAEHLQQNYVGRKRLIKIDWLVSSRADATRPWNWYARKDKGGGALGAVGSHAFDYIHWLFGSVRRLCAHLSCAIPERPDPLEGGKLKPVDADDTCLIMLELADGTPCQLTISSVAYQGRGHWVEVYGDRGTLVLGSSNLSDYVRDFHLFAAPAGESLQEVEIPARLAFPKTFDDGRLAPFIRVIERWVSAIDSGQSLEPSLKEGYYSQLLMDLTHQSNETRAWVDVPEL, from the coding sequence GTGGAATCAACGATTGGGATCGCCGTTCTCGGCACGGGATTCGGGCAAAAAATTCATATTCCGGGGTTTCAGTACCATCACCGCACGGAAGTTAAAGCCGTTTACCATCGCGATTTAGATAAGGCTAACGCGATCGCAACCTCCCACAACATCCCCTACGCCTCCGACAACCTCGAAACCTTACTCGCCCGCCCCGAAATCGATGCCGTCAGCATTGCTACGCCGCCCTTCCTCCACTACGAAATGGCGAAAACCGCACTCAATGCCAAAAAGCATCTACTGCTCGAAAAACCGATGGCGATGTCCGCCCGCGAAACCGAAGAACTCTACCATCTCGCCCAACAGCAAGGCGTTACAGCAATTGCCGACTTTGAATTTCGTTTCGTTCCCGCTTGGCAGTGCTTCGCCGAACACCTACAACAAAACTACGTCGGGCGCAAGCGCTTGATAAAAATCGATTGGCTTGTCTCCAGTCGCGCCGATGCAACTCGTCCTTGGAATTGGTACGCCCGCAAAGATAAAGGCGGCGGCGCGCTTGGTGCGGTAGGTTCCCACGCCTTCGACTACATTCACTGGCTGTTCGGTTCCGTTCGTCGCTTGTGCGCCCACTTAAGCTGCGCGATTCCGGAACGCCCCGATCCCCTCGAAGGGGGCAAACTCAAACCCGTCGATGCGGACGATACTTGCTTAATTATGCTCGAACTCGCTGACGGTACGCCCTGCCAACTGACGATTAGTTCGGTAGCGTATCAAGGACGAGGGCATTGGGTCGAAGTTTACGGCGATCGCGGTACTCTGGTCTTAGGCAGCAGCAACCTCAGCGATTACGTCCGCGACTTCCATCTGTTCGCCGCCCCTGCTGGCGAATCACTCCAAGAAGTCGAAATCCCCGCCCGCCTCGCCTTCCCCAAAACCTTTGACGACGGGCGTTTGGCTCCCTTTATTCGCGTTATCGAGCGTTGGGTTAGCGCGATCGATAGCGGACAATCTTTAGAACCTTCCTTAAAAGAAGGATATTACTCGCAACTGTTAATGGATTTAACCCATCAATCCAACGAAACTCGAGCTTGGGTTGACGTTCCCGAGTTATAA
- a CDS encoding acyltransferase, which yields MQDKIPRKRVQLNLLQAFRGVAALLVILFHIDQLSNETLKQPFLFDFFKFGSAGVDYFLVLSGFVAIYAHWHELGHRSFENFKTFLLKRCIRIYPVYWIISLIVVAFFVLIPGFAKAGDLTPEFLFKSFILFPQTESPLLNVGWTLILIVFFYLVFSLVYLLPTGLYLGLVALLLIGSSTQFFSALSVTNERPILQLLTNALNLEFAFGSLAAWLVLKNNLPQRKAIFWVGSVLLLTFGILHASKLILQSEGAVDPISIFGITFLINRVLVFGIPCFLIVLGAASIDLNEGRQIPKFINYLGDASYSLYLMHSPIVSAMTKIAVKLGLNGSVLQSTLVNFVILAVAIAVSCLFYSFVEQPVVEFLRKRLIKKKAVPKTS from the coding sequence ATGCAAGATAAAATCCCTCGCAAAAGAGTTCAACTCAACCTCCTCCAAGCCTTTCGAGGAGTTGCTGCTTTACTGGTTATTCTCTTCCATATCGACCAACTTAGTAACGAAACACTAAAACAGCCTTTTCTCTTCGATTTCTTCAAATTTGGTTCGGCTGGAGTCGATTATTTTCTCGTCCTCAGCGGTTTTGTCGCTATCTACGCCCACTGGCACGAACTCGGGCATCGCAGCTTTGAGAATTTCAAAACCTTTCTCCTCAAACGCTGCATCAGAATTTATCCCGTTTACTGGATTATTTCTCTGATTGTTGTCGCCTTTTTTGTGTTGATTCCCGGTTTTGCAAAAGCGGGAGACTTAACGCCAGAGTTTTTGTTTAAATCGTTTATTCTGTTTCCTCAAACCGAATCTCCGTTGTTGAATGTCGGTTGGACTTTAATCCTCATTGTATTCTTTTACCTGGTCTTCAGCTTAGTGTATTTGCTGCCGACAGGCTTATATTTGGGCTTAGTTGCACTGCTACTGATTGGCTCTTCAACTCAGTTTTTTAGCGCCTTATCCGTTACCAACGAACGACCGATTTTGCAACTGCTTACCAATGCACTTAATCTTGAATTTGCTTTTGGGAGTTTAGCAGCTTGGCTCGTTCTCAAGAACAACTTGCCGCAACGCAAGGCTATTTTTTGGGTAGGAAGCGTTCTTTTGCTAACGTTTGGAATTCTTCATGCCTCAAAATTAATTCTTCAATCTGAAGGAGCCGTCGATCCGATTTCAATTTTCGGCATTACTTTTCTAATTAATCGCGTTCTAGTTTTCGGTATTCCTTGTTTTTTAATTGTTCTGGGAGCCGCATCGATAGATTTGAATGAGGGGCGACAAATTCCGAAGTTTATAAACTACTTGGGTGACGCTTCTTATTCGCTCTACCTAATGCACAGCCCGATTGTTTCTGCGATGACCAAAATCGCCGTAAAATTGGGGTTGAACGGTTCGGTTTTACAATCTACTCTTGTCAATTTTGTTATTCTGGCTGTTGCTATAGCAGTCAGTTGCTTATTTTATTCTTTCGTCGAGCAGCCGGTTGTTGAATTTTTAAGGAAGCGATTGATTAAAAAGAAGGCTGTTCCTAAGACTTCTTAG
- a CDS encoding SGNH/GDSL hydrolase family protein — protein sequence MKVLTKWWIPAGAILGVVGLELFLSLAFGLGHPPLVVADRAMGYRFGENQRLRRFGNVLEYNQYSQRSEAIASPKPSKTLRILMVGDSVLNGGNRKDQSEIISELLEVRILRATHSGSSVEVLNASANSWGIGNHWGYLRKYGWFDSDAVILQIGTHDLIQETSKADPESLKRRPRFALEEAIAFYAWPILRERFRGRNPAPAGVERSQPNPTFRDRQFRENMAILEQIAAETRKRKIPLFVLYTPDRRDLLPTSTQPDYQGEFFKQLQGLKIPVIDSHAAWSKLPPETVANYFIDGVHLSVEGNRAIAELLFLQLCQQQQLPACQT from the coding sequence ATGAAAGTCCTAACGAAGTGGTGGATTCCGGCGGGTGCGATCCTGGGAGTTGTCGGGCTAGAATTATTTTTGAGCTTGGCTTTCGGGTTGGGACATCCGCCGCTTGTAGTTGCCGATCGCGCAATGGGCTATCGGTTCGGGGAAAATCAAAGGTTGCGTCGCTTTGGTAATGTGTTGGAATACAATCAGTATTCTCAGCGTTCTGAGGCGATCGCATCTCCTAAACCTTCCAAAACGCTCAGAATCTTGATGGTGGGCGATTCCGTGCTGAATGGGGGCAATCGCAAGGATCAAAGCGAGATTATTTCGGAATTATTGGAAGTGAGGATTTTGCGCGCTACCCATTCCGGTTCTTCTGTGGAAGTGTTAAACGCTTCGGCGAATTCTTGGGGGATTGGCAATCATTGGGGGTATCTGCGCAAGTACGGTTGGTTCGATAGCGATGCCGTTATTTTACAGATTGGTACGCACGATCTAATTCAAGAGACATCTAAAGCCGATCCGGAGAGTCTGAAGCGAAGACCGAGGTTTGCGTTGGAGGAAGCGATCGCGTTTTATGCTTGGCCGATCTTGCGAGAGAGATTCCGAGGGCGAAATCCTGCGCCTGCGGGAGTGGAGCGATCGCAACCGAACCCAACCTTTCGCGATCGGCAATTTCGGGAGAATATGGCAATTTTAGAACAAATTGCTGCGGAAACACGGAAAAGAAAGATTCCGCTCTTTGTCCTTTATACGCCCGATCGCCGCGATCTTTTACCGACTTCGACACAACCGGATTATCAGGGGGAATTTTTCAAGCAGTTGCAGGGCTTAAAAATTCCCGTCATTGATAGTCATGCAGCTTGGTCGAAACTTCCCCCCGAAACCGTAGCCAACTATTTTATCGATGGCGTTCACCTCAGCGTGGAAGGGAATCGCGCGATCGCGGAACTACTGTTTCTGCAATTATGCCAACAGCAACAACTTCCCGCTTGCCAAACCTAA
- a CDS encoding glycosyltransferase family 2 protein: MADWQFTTPVALIIFNRPQTAEKVFEAVRQAKPPKLFVIADGPRADKPDDIEKCAEARAIIDRVDWDCEVFKNFSDVNLGCGKRPSTGIDWVFENVEEAIILEDDCLPDPTFFRFCQELLERYRDDERVMTICGLNVQFGHKRTDYSYYFSRYNHCWGWAGWRRAWKHFDYDIKLWPEVRDNDWLVDALGDARAAKVWTQTFQRTWDEKPDWWDFQWTLAMWLNSGLAILPDRNLISYIGYHQTESTHTYQDESPYHTLGVEPMEFPLKHPPYVIRDTRADRFTENTYYDYQPTFLKKVNRKLKKALGVSSLDIMKQSVKR, encoded by the coding sequence ATGGCAGATTGGCAATTTACTACTCCAGTTGCTCTCATTATTTTCAATCGTCCCCAAACGGCAGAAAAGGTTTTTGAAGCGGTTCGTCAAGCGAAACCGCCCAAACTTTTTGTGATTGCAGACGGCCCTCGAGCGGATAAACCCGACGATATAGAAAAGTGTGCGGAAGCTCGCGCAATTATCGATCGCGTCGATTGGGATTGCGAAGTCTTCAAAAACTTTTCGGATGTTAATCTCGGTTGCGGCAAAAGACCTTCTACCGGCATTGATTGGGTTTTTGAGAATGTGGAAGAGGCCATTATTTTGGAAGATGATTGCCTGCCCGATCCCACATTTTTTCGTTTTTGTCAAGAGTTACTCGAACGCTATCGCGATGACGAACGGGTGATGACGATTTGCGGCTTAAACGTTCAGTTCGGTCACAAACGAACCGATTACAGTTACTATTTCTCTCGCTACAATCACTGCTGGGGATGGGCGGGCTGGCGACGCGCTTGGAAACATTTTGATTACGATATTAAGCTGTGGCCGGAAGTGCGAGATAACGATTGGCTTGTCGATGCGTTAGGCGATGCTCGCGCGGCGAAAGTTTGGACGCAAACATTTCAACGAACTTGGGATGAAAAACCGGATTGGTGGGATTTTCAATGGACTTTGGCGATGTGGCTTAATAGCGGTTTAGCGATTCTTCCCGATCGCAATTTAATCTCTTACATCGGCTACCATCAAACTGAATCGACTCATACCTATCAAGATGAAAGTCCCTATCACACTTTGGGAGTCGAGCCGATGGAATTTCCCTTAAAACATCCTCCTTATGTGATTCGGGATACGCGCGCCGATCGCTTCACCGAAAATACTTACTACGATTATCAACCAACTTTCTTGAAGAAGGTTAATCGCAAGTTGAAAAAAGCGTTAGGAGTTAGTTCTCTGGATATCATGAAACAGTCGGTGAAACGCTAG
- a CDS encoding flippase, which produces MLEKVGKNFSPNLRRIVGNTAWLFGEKVFQLGLGLLVGVWVARYLGPSRFGVINYAIAYVGLIEPLAKLGLDQIIVRDLARDSSHQSETLGTGFYLKLLVGLTNLVVLVSTVMYLKRGNPDAQWSVAIFAIASALTAFGVIEFWFQSQVEAKYIVWPRNIAYICTNVLKVILIQIKAPLVAFVVALFLEQALAYFGMVIAYHLRGYSMRAWKFSKKRARSLLRESWPLMLSSMVIFVYMRIDQLMLGSMIGDEAVGIYSAAVKISEMWYFVPIAILQSVFPSIVQAKDISQETYNHRMQKILNLMALVSYSVAIPITLISPYLIQIMYGPKYAGAASMLTILVWSGLFASLGMARESWLTTEGLMKFSAAMAATGALVNVVLNYFLIPKYGGDGASIATLISQFLAAYLAGAFYSRTRPVFWKQTKALTLLGWIKR; this is translated from the coding sequence ATGCTAGAAAAAGTTGGCAAAAATTTCAGTCCTAACCTGCGCCGCATTGTTGGAAATACCGCTTGGCTGTTCGGCGAAAAGGTCTTCCAGTTGGGATTGGGATTGCTGGTTGGGGTTTGGGTTGCTCGCTATTTAGGGCCGAGCCGATTTGGGGTGATTAATTATGCGATCGCGTATGTCGGATTGATCGAGCCTCTTGCTAAACTCGGTCTCGATCAAATTATTGTCAGAGATTTAGCCCGCGATTCTTCGCACCAATCCGAAACGCTCGGAACGGGCTTTTATCTGAAACTTTTGGTCGGTTTGACGAATCTGGTGGTGCTTGTCAGCACGGTGATGTACTTAAAGCGGGGAAACCCAGACGCGCAATGGAGCGTAGCGATTTTTGCGATCGCTTCGGCTCTAACCGCTTTCGGAGTTATCGAGTTTTGGTTTCAATCGCAAGTTGAAGCTAAGTATATCGTTTGGCCGAGAAATATAGCATACATTTGCACTAATGTACTTAAAGTTATTTTAATTCAAATTAAAGCACCGTTAGTTGCGTTTGTAGTCGCCTTATTCCTCGAACAAGCCTTAGCCTATTTTGGAATGGTTATCGCGTATCATTTGCGCGGCTATTCCATGAGAGCTTGGAAGTTTAGCAAGAAGCGCGCGCGATCGCTATTGCGAGAAAGTTGGCCTTTAATGCTTTCGAGCATGGTCATCTTTGTTTATATGCGCATCGACCAACTGATGTTAGGTTCGATGATTGGAGACGAAGCTGTGGGGATTTATTCGGCTGCGGTTAAAATTTCGGAGATGTGGTACTTTGTCCCGATCGCGATCTTACAATCGGTGTTTCCCTCCATCGTCCAAGCTAAAGACATCAGTCAAGAAACCTACAATCATAGGATGCAGAAGATCTTAAACTTGATGGCTTTAGTCAGTTATTCAGTTGCGATTCCCATTACTTTAATCTCTCCTTATTTAATCCAAATCATGTATGGCCCCAAGTATGCTGGCGCAGCGAGTATGCTAACAATCTTGGTCTGGTCGGGTTTGTTTGCTTCGTTAGGGATGGCGCGGGAATCTTGGCTGACGACTGAAGGATTGATGAAGTTTTCTGCGGCTATGGCGGCTACTGGGGCGCTTGTTAATGTCGTATTGAATTATTTTTTGATTCCGAAATATGGTGGAGATGGAGCTTCGATCGCAACGCTTATTTCGCAATTTCTCGCGGCTTACCTTGCCGGTGCTTTTTACTCTCGTACCCGTCCGGTTTTTTGGAAGCAAACTAAAGCACTGACTTTGTTAGGTTGGATTAAAAGATAA
- a CDS encoding O-antigen ligase family protein has protein sequence MKQILKDPIILCLLISLGSLYGLILFNYIGRYKSYALQVEKFFIYVFLITIAGATGATIMPFPKLHPRALSNVAITPTTVMIQLAFYGMIVMILSPRLRYTLRDMVSVANVLLVRDPFLITTLILIGLSRFWSDTPDVTFKTSLVYLATSLVAIYVGKQYSWSELFEIGKVVSLILLLVSFGYSFTSSGKDFEGAWVGIIGHKNQFCFVTLFGAIIWFVNALYYPRSRNFSIFVFVLSLIAINQGKSGAAKVLVVCLLALWFYLGTAKKLPSQWAFVSVVLFMIVSVCLTIIVTENLKFIVVDTLNKDLTITGRTDFWPLIIDKLNERPFLGYGIDGFWQPWRDADNPARSIVVIKTQFVPPHSHNGFLDLACDLGYVGLVVFMGSFFTSIAKAVTYLGRAPMPEAGLPLLLLTYILMTNLTETGLLGVTSLWFWYIVIAVRTSLDTANNSVREQPYYIQDDLTVAQRR, from the coding sequence ATGAAACAAATCTTAAAGGATCCGATAATTTTATGCCTTCTTATCTCTCTCGGTTCTCTCTATGGTCTGATTTTATTTAACTATATCGGTCGCTATAAGAGTTATGCGTTACAGGTTGAAAAGTTTTTTATCTATGTCTTTTTAATTACCATCGCTGGGGCGACAGGTGCAACGATTATGCCTTTCCCAAAGTTGCATCCTAGGGCTTTATCAAATGTTGCGATTACGCCAACGACAGTGATGATACAGTTGGCATTTTATGGGATGATTGTTATGATACTTTCACCCCGGCTTCGCTACACGCTGCGAGACATGGTTTCTGTGGCAAATGTACTTTTAGTACGCGATCCCTTTTTGATAACGACTCTCATTTTAATCGGTCTTTCTCGATTCTGGTCGGACACTCCCGATGTTACATTTAAAACGAGTTTGGTTTATTTGGCAACTTCGCTTGTGGCGATTTATGTCGGGAAACAATACTCCTGGTCGGAACTTTTTGAGATTGGAAAAGTTGTTTCCCTCATTCTCTTGTTGGTGAGTTTTGGGTATAGCTTCACCAGTTCGGGTAAGGACTTTGAAGGCGCATGGGTTGGCATTATCGGACATAAAAATCAATTTTGCTTTGTTACACTTTTTGGGGCAATAATTTGGTTTGTTAACGCTCTTTACTATCCCCGATCTCGCAACTTTTCTATTTTTGTTTTTGTTTTGAGTTTGATTGCTATCAATCAGGGAAAAAGCGGTGCAGCTAAAGTATTAGTAGTTTGCTTACTCGCCTTGTGGTTTTATTTAGGAACGGCGAAAAAACTCCCTTCACAATGGGCTTTTGTTTCAGTTGTTCTGTTTATGATTGTTAGCGTATGTTTGACAATCATTGTGACCGAGAATTTAAAGTTTATCGTTGTAGATACATTAAATAAGGATCTAACAATTACGGGACGAACGGATTTTTGGCCGCTCATTATCGATAAACTTAACGAGCGACCGTTCTTGGGGTATGGAATTGATGGATTTTGGCAACCGTGGCGCGATGCTGACAATCCGGCACGCAGTATTGTTGTCATCAAAACGCAATTTGTCCCGCCTCACTCTCACAACGGTTTTCTCGATCTCGCTTGCGATTTGGGGTATGTGGGTTTGGTGGTTTTTATGGGATCGTTTTTTACCAGTATTGCCAAAGCCGTGACTTATCTCGGTCGCGCGCCGATGCCTGAAGCGGGGCTACCGCTGTTGTTGTTGACGTATATATTGATGACCAATTTGACGGAAACGGGACTTTTGGGCGTGACTAGCCTTTGGTTTTGGTATATTGTCATTGCAGTCAGGACGAGTTTGGATACTGCTAACAACAGCGTCAGGGAGCAGCCTTATTATATTCAAGACGATTTAACAGTCGCTCAGCGTCGCTGA